The Dreissena polymorpha isolate Duluth1 chromosome 2, UMN_Dpol_1.0, whole genome shotgun sequence nucleotide sequence AACCTTTGGGACTAACCGTGTTAAAGGAggtttcactgatatttttcactAAAAAATTTTAGGGGAAAAGTTACCCAAAAGGTGGGGCAAATTTTGACCCTAGGGGTTCGATTGTTAAAAGCTTAGTAGAGGACCACCATGTAATGTGACATAACAAACCTTTTGACATTTTGGTTTCAGATGTTTTAAAGTTTTCTCTGTATGCATATATAGGAAGTATTCCACCAACACAGAATGGTCAATGTTTTGCCCCTGGGATCTTTTATAATAGAATACTAACATACAATTAATTATGCGACATATTACACCACTAGCCATTGAAAATTAGGAGGACGATTCTCAAAACTATATTGATATGTAAGTTTAAATCAATCATGATACCCTGTTGCGTGGACATGCAAGCCATGATTCCTGATTTGCGGTAAGTCGTTGCCCCATATATGAACATGTCCGAGCTGTTCAGATTCCGAATCGAAAACGTAAAAAAGTGTAAACAACCAATAATGGTagtattataattgttaaaacctAACCTAAAACCTACTTTACCGTACGTAATGTGCACACATGTAGACAAATGTAATGTATCTTTGAGCTTATAAACCGCATTAAATACAAATAGTTTTGCAattacaatgtaaacaaatgttttttcAAACTTTTCATAGCAGCAACTAATTTAGAAAACAACGTGAAACGCAAAATATGACTTTAATTACATTCAGTTCAATGGGTACATACATGCTGACGTTAAttgttgtccatatacacatataaTATGGTAATATGAGTATTCAGCTATTTCCTCCAACAATGTCCTTTAGTGTGATCTTCTGGCATTTGCGGATTCTAACTATATGATGCGAGGCCATAAATGTCCACTCGAATAAGTCGTCGTTTGTGTCATGATTTCGATAACGTTAATGTATGCACTCACATATGCACCGTGTTATCCAAAATAAAGATAATGACTCATAGTTTTCTTACCTCtcacttattttaaaatataatatggcAATTTGTCAAAGTATTGTACAGTTGAAACAAGATTCACAAGGCATAAACTGATTCTTTCACGATGCACTTTATCCTGTATTGTAATTTGTTTGATTTTCAGATTAAAACAATCAACAGTAAACAGAGATTTGCAAATTGATCATCCACGTAAAGCCGAAAATCTAAACGTTTTATAAACGCATCGACGGTTTATAGAATAATTCacatcaataataaatatatattattacaagAAAATGTTTAGTTTCAGATGTTGCGCTTTTATTATTGTGTAATTATCGAAATCCAATCATGTTCGCCTGACAACATGTAATTGTATatgtatagggagaagaactatAAAAGACGTTGTCTTTCGTTCTTATCCTATTCAAGCATGCTTATTgtataaatgttacatgtaattctatgtaaaacaatgtgtattgcttgaaataaatatgtttaaactacaGTAACTTTTATGTAACATTCAAACACCAACTGTTCACGTATAACTGTACGCCTTAATAACTACTAAGCATAtggatacatttattattatcatcgaatatatataacaaaaaaacaagtGCATAGAGAATACAAGCAATAGAACGTTACACTTTCAACGGATAACTGGAGCTAGTTGGCCGAACTAAACTTCATCACCAGAAGAATCGTCGAATTCAACCAAAACACTCTCGGAATATTAACTCGTCTCTGCAGATGCATCTGTAAAGTGCTCCTTTAACGATTTAACCTTAAGGCTGTGGAACAAGTGGCCACACTGATGAATCTGCATACAATCGAATAGTTCCTTGTACCCGTTTTTTATTGCGTGTACCAAGGTGCGTATTACTTTTCTTTCTCAAAACATATTATAACACAGACACTCAAGGTATCAGCAATACATGAACAATAGATATCACTCTATTGATATCATTGCTATCATTCTATAGGGGTAAGTAGTGGAAGTTAGTCGCCGTATCATGTTGTTAACCAACGTTTGTTACAGTTGCCAACCATATGTTTTATGCAAATGATTATTGTTTGTCAAGTTATTGTCAAATACTTCTGGATTGTTTCTTttcttaataaatgtatttatccATAATGTTAACGATCGGAAGAACGTGACACTGGGGATCTACTTTTAACCGATTTCCGTGTGTAtagttttattgttattatattgaaatttaaCTTGTGATTTCTTAAGTAAATATGAAAAtcttttaattattgtattagtACAAAACGAAATAAACGTATGTTTTAAACtaatgcttttatattttatcggacatatatatatatagtcttaCGATGAAAGAAGATCGATGTGGCTTCACCTGCCGATATCCGGTTAGATTTGCTTGTATAAGAAAGTTAGTTATCAATTGAAcgaaaattaacaaatatatttccTGAATAGATATGCCATCTACTATTTTCGTGTAATATGTGTTGTCTTATGAGTGAATacttattattttgatattttaattgaACAGATGTAAATACTTAAAGATGAGTGCTTTGAGAGATGTTTGTTATCTCACAATGTTAACATATTGTACGCTTGTTAAAATAACGATACTTTACTTTTTGGAACAAGCAgttgttaaataacaaaataaatgcgTAGAATTAAATGGTACTCGACGCATGTCATTCTTGATTATGTCAAGTGTGCAAATTATTATTTCATAGGGTAGTCCCATTTGTTTTGCTATAATACAGGACAATGGCACACACGCACATAATTCTTGTTATCCTAATAGGCTATCTTTCTGTATTATACAATTCTATAATAACTTTGATAAAGTATACGATATTTATACAATAATACATACTTTATGACATGTGTATCGACAGTATGTATACATCTGATAGTTTGCGATTCCAGTAGTCACTGTTATGATATAATGCTTGTTTTTTCCCATCCATTTGGTTCAGGAATAATATCTTGCGACGACTTATTAAGTGTATCCGTTTAGTTTAAGTATTTCCTGTGCGCAAAAGTAACTATCCAAATATATCATTTCAGATTGCTTTAATGATGTATAATAGCATAGTTAAACACCATTCAGAAGTGCCAAGTTCATGACGAATTTAAGAAGATCGCGAGAATGACCTTCATCTTGTGTATTATTTCAGCTCACaccttaaagaaaaaaaacaggtTCATATTATTAAATGTATCTGTTATAAAAACATGGAAGTTTACAAACATTAtgcataatgcatgcatatactGTTCGGGAAGTTACATAAACATAATGCACACACAACTCTCCTGTTCGTTGGAAGTCTTACTAGTGAGCAACACAATGTACAAGGATTATGATAATCAAAATAATCTGTGTACAAACGGGGTAAATATTCGTTGATTATATTATTATGGACAAAGTAACATTTTGTTCTCTTTATATTTAACCAacacattaataaaataaaaccagTGACTCGTCTGTAATcgtataatttaataatattacaaaCAGTGTTTACTTCAATAAAGTTGATGACTGACATGCTTACGCCGATGACGACCCGTTTACTCGTATTATTTACAAGACCAAAATTGTGTCTGTTACATGTCGTGCGAACAAACTGTACAAAATATCCCGAGCAGTATACATGATATATACACGAATAGATacgaaatacataaataaactttaatgaaatagaaccaaatacacatgttttttcTCTTATTACTCAATACAATTACATGTGCAAACACATTTGAgccagtattttgtaaaatatacttaAGTGCCATCCAAAAATTGGTTCATATATAgtgacatttttttcagaaataaataatatagatACACACTGGCCAACTTCACCCAATGGGACATCAATGACGCCTATTCCGTGACACACGAGGTCTTTCTCACAAGGACACGCCACATACACGATCTGTGTTGGTCGGCCCGACGGATAACGAACGTAGCAAGCTGTTGAATTGAGAATCGACAATACCCTGAGCATTGTTTTCGTTACTTATTTTATTCCCTGAAAACAAATGCTAAAactgaataaaatttaaaagaagaCTTTGTTGTTTCGTCTAACCACTTGTCATTTTATTTGGAGAATTTTCAGATTCCGTACTTTAAAAAGCTCAGAATGTAATGGACTTTTTACAATCATAATACATAGAAATAGATAATTACATGTATGGCAAATGTATGTGTCACAGCAACGACTTAGTCCCGCTGTTAGGCTATACTGCATTTAGATAGATTATGTGTTTGTCAATAAAGTGTACTATTAGTAAAATTAGTTTGATTTTGTTAACAAAGCATGGTACTTTGATTTCTTAATTTCACCCATTTTCAGACCCCGATGCACATATACCCAAAATGACATGCAATCTACTCCGTGCGTATTGTATGATATAGAACAGTAGTTTATTCAAATTCACGCTGACGTTCACCAACTTACCTTTAAGAAACAAACCTCTCTAGAATGAAACCTCTAAgactatttttgtttattttgtcaatgttCATAAACACTGAACTACCGTGTTAACCCTGCTGTGCGTCGATAATCAAAACTTGCAGCACAAATAAAACTGCATACACAAAATTAATTTGTAGTCTAGAGGTAATGGATGTTTGTATTATTTCCTTAGTTTTCAATATGCTTACTCTCAGCAGTAGTGTACACCTGAACATAGTGATATATGAATCTATTGTGTTTTAAGTGACAAATAtaaattgaatgaaataaaaaaaatatgcaccTATCCCTTAACACAAGATTCCATTTCTTTCAGTGGCATTTTATGAATGTGTACAATCATGTTGTAAATATACACAGCTCACAATGAACAAACACAGTAACTGtgtataaacatttaaaaggAGCATAATTACTCCTTTGTAAAAGTAGTCTTcccaattaaatttaaacaattgtATATCAGGACAGGTGCCTTACTTGCATTCATAACTCCCATAGGACCGCATGTGCCATGGGCGTCTACGCTATCAGAAAGGCGCTTGCCGATTGGTCGGTCATTACTTATACAGCACTCGTCCAGTTTGCAGTCATTCACACTATTACATGGTTTCGGACCGTCGTCATTAGTGTGACCAAACTCTTCCGAAGTCAATGTAATGATTCCAGCGTTCTCAAGCCCGACCTTGCAAATAATGGGAATACACACGAACATGTGAAGATCAGTTTAAGCGATTGTTTTCTTAGCATGTTTATTTGCATGTATATACTAAGTTAATAAGTGGATAGCGTTTATTTTACGTAAACCACGCATATTGCATCGTCTTAATCATGTGTATGATCTCTTTCAGAATTATGACACAttcaattttttaacaaaaaataaaattcgaTCCGAGCATTGTATATAACACCATCAACCTGTTTTGGTCacaattattttgtataactCTGACTCTTGATGAGCATTTGCAGCAAACTATGGCTTTATGCTGCGGTATTTTGGTTTTATAAAGAAATGCTCGGACCTTGTGAGAATAAACAGCGAAACCAACGTTAACCAAACATTTCCAATTTCTTAACATTTTACCCTGTGTTTTCTACATTCTTCGAGCAATATGAtaattcaaactttaaaaaagaaatatatactttttatagcgtttgttttaaagttgtttttaagCTAT carries:
- the LOC127868804 gene encoding uncharacterized protein LOC127868804 isoform X1, producing the protein MFVWHFILALLSIQVGLENAGIITLTSEEFGHTNDDGPKPCNSVNDCKLDECCISNDRPIGKRLSDSVDAHGTCGPMGVMNATCYVRYPSGRPTQIVYVACPCEKDLVCHGIGVIDVPLGEVGQCELK
- the LOC127868804 gene encoding uncharacterized protein LOC127868804 isoform X2, giving the protein MKVGLENAGIITLTSEEFGHTNDDGPKPCNSVNDCKLDECCISNDRPIGKRLSDSVDAHGTCGPMGVMNATCYVRYPSGRPTQIVYVACPCEKDLVCHGIGVIDVPLGEVGQCELK